The segment GAATGTAACATCccacttttcaaaatgttttaccCGCGTCACCCCTGTACAGAAGATCTGTGCGGTACCGGTTAACACAAGTGGTGAACGCTAGAATAAAAATACCAACATAGAGGCTAACCACATAGAACAATGGGTATACAAGTTGTACTTGGGGGCCTTTAGGTAAAGATGTATGTCATCCAGCTGAAAGGTTTGGATTAGGACCTTCGTGGCCCCTGAGCTTCATCAATCTTAACCCTGCTACTCTCGTCTCCGCGGGTGTCTCCAGATTGAGCGGACACTGTTTGAGGACACCGTGAAGACGTTGAACAACTACTatgcagaagcagaaaagaTAGGAGGCCAGTCCTACCTTGAGGGCTGTCTGTCCTGCGCCACAGCGTACCTCATCTTCCTCTGCATGGAGACGCGTTACGAGAAGGTCAGACTGGCTTCTCACACCTGACGCATTTCATTTGATTGATGATCAACACATGCAGGGTTCCACGgcattctttatttgtttttttgtactgtGCGTTAGGTGTTGAAGAAGATAGCCAAGTACATACAGGAGCAGAATGAGAAGATCTACGCTCCCAGGGGGCTGCTGGTCACAGATCCCATAGACCGGGGGATGCGCGTTGTATCCTCACTCTCAGGTTTTTCTGGGTGTGTGTAAACGGAGGCGTTATCGTTTTGTATCTTTAATAAACGTTTCTCCACAGCACATTTTTGTTGCCCTTAACCCTCCCAACAGATAGAGATTTCCATCTACGAAGACCGGGGCTCCAGTGGCTCCAGCTCGGGAAGCAGCTCCGTATCCGGCAGCACCGCTCGATGACTCTCTGCTTCCTCACAACCGAGTCTCCCTGATCGCCTCAAACCCCGGAGGACTTCGGACAATAATCTTACTCTCCTTCCCACGATTTGCCCGCACATCGCGAAGCTACGCTCACGCCAAGGACTCACTAGCTCCTGACTCACTAGCTCCTGACTCACTAGCTCTTGACTCACTAGCTCCTGACTCACTAGCTCCTGACTCACTAGCTCTTGACTCACTAGCTGCTGACTCACTAGCTCCTGACTCACTAGCTCCTGACTCACTAGCTCCTGACTCACTAGCTCCTGACTCACTAGCTCCTGACTCACTAGCTCTTGACTCACTAGCTCCTGACTCACTAGCTCCTGACTCACTAGCTCCTGACACTCTAGCTCCTGACTCACTAGCTCTTGACTCACTAGCTCCTGACTCACTAGCTCCTGACTCACTAGCTCCTGACTCACTAGCTCTTGACTCACTAGCTCCTGACTCACTAGCTCTTGACTCACTAGCTCTTGACTCACTAGCTCCTGACTCACTAGCTCCTGACACACACAAGGTGTCCaacctaaaacacacactgcagtagTTTGTAGAGCACGGTAGGCGGTACACAGGCGCGTTACTGCACGATGCAATGTCTcggtaaaaagaagaaataaccaTTTTGCCGGTGTGATCGTACCATTACCTTCTTGGTGTTTTTGTCAAATGTAACGCCACTATGTTTAATCGGGTGCGTgacaaggaaggaagggagcgTTGAAGACCACAAGCCTCATGGAACCTCATACCTCAGCCGCATCACGACGGGCCGAGTTGGACTGAACCTTTTGCAAATGCAGGGAGGATGTAGATGTATTTAAAGGCATCACAATGTTTCACCAAACCCAAAAACCTGAACAACTCTTTGACCTCTGATGTAAATCATGCTGTCTGGTAGCAGATGAATGTCATTCAACCCGACTGTGTATTTTATGTGGCAGATCTTCCATATTTCTCACATAAATCCTATTTTTCTTTgttagacacacaaacatctaagTACTAACCTCTTGTTGTAAATGAATAAGACCGATAATCGGTATAATCGGTATAATTTTTGATAATACAAAGACATAATGTGCATCAAATGCAGTAGTAAGTAGACAAAGAATGGATCAAAAAGTCTTCCTGGATCTTACCTGTCGTGTTACACTCATGATTCCTTGATTTCTGAACAAGCCTCCAAAGAACAATAACTGCCAAAAACTGGCTAGCAATTgagaatgtgtttattgttttaaggACATTTTGTGCAAGAGGAAAACTTTTGTACTGCTTGTTGTTTGATACACATGGCTGTGAGTTCTATATGACTGCTGTCAAATAAAAAACTGTTCCATCACACATGCACTGCTCATATTCCTGCTGATGAACTGTAAATATACTAAACATTCGCTAACCCAGCAAACTACAACTCACTAAAGCTTCGTTAGTCAACATTTTTATATTAGTAATCAGACTGAAAAGTCTGATTAGTCATGTTTTACTTTAAGTATTTTGGCCATTTCCAGGCGCTGTTATTTAATAAACTCCTCCTTATCACGTCAACTTAAAGCTTGATCATTACatctaaaaacattttgtgattAAAGATTAACAAACGCTTTGGGTTTTGTAGAAAGACGCGGTGCAGCGCAATTTTACGTGCAGTCATGCATCAGACTGCTGTAACTCGAGTGCTCAGTCAAAAGTCTCCTTAACGCTCCCTTTATGCATATAGATGTCATCCTAACATATTGCATTctataattcattattttgacgTTACAAGCTTTGGTCAGGACAGTCCTGTCGTGTTTTCATGCAGGCTTGTATGGAAACTAACCCCCTTTTTAGTCTTCCTTTACAACATGGGGGGCCTGCTGCATGTTCCCATCTGCTTGGATGTGCACTCTGAACAGACTCTCTGTCACTGCATGGAATAGGAAGACTGTCACCCTAAAGTCTACCATGCCCTGAGATCTGCCAGTGCAGCGAGGGCCACGGCACACTGCAGTAAAACAGTCATAAAACGGGAGTCTGTGGATacggagacagacggggagcgGGCGCCATCGTAAAATGAAGCCAACTCTGCATGAATGGAAGGAatatggaggaggaggacaaggaaggATGATTAGGATAACACAGTATGACTGgttgaaacaacaaaaggaAGACGGACACGTGGAAGGAAGGTGTGAGGAAGAATATATGAATATTTTCCTTTGTACAGAAAGACATCTGTGATAGTTACGGCTAGTTTGTGTCTGCCACAGTAGGTCTGCTGTCTTCATCCATGCAGACAGcagagtttgtgtttgttgccACCGCCACTCAAAGGTGTGCACAGTGACAAGGTTGTGAATTTGAGACTAACAGCGTTTCAAAGCTTTGCTAAAGCTATGACTGTTATAGGAAATAATCATCTGAACATAGTGATTTGCAGGAGTTTATTAGAGTTTGCCGTGACACTGCAGTAGAATTAGGCAGTTAAGggaaaaatgataaaaacaacaataatagaACTACTCATAGagtaaagaaaacaacacaaggcCCCTAAAGTACAAACAAAAGCAACGTTTTTAAACCATGTGTTCTGTAACATTGTCATGGAACATTTTGAGTGCATATAAAGTGATTTTCTTCACAGCCctgtagaaaaataaatggaaaataaatagaaaacaaacatttgatttgaaatggttttgtTCTAAAGGAGGGAATAGCTTTTCATTTCTTACCTGCACAGCGTCCATTCTTGACAGTAAAGCCCTCACCACActagacaaaaagaaaaaacagtatTTAGTGTGATCCAAAACCAAcgtgttgatttattttgaattttgcaGATGGAGCCAAATATAAAGAAGGATCATGTGTGTATTAGTGATCAGTAACACTACTGACAACAATAAAAAGTGAGAGACTCGTTTTATCTGCTTTTGTTGTAAAAATGCTTCAAAACTGAACTTGAGAGTGAATGATCGACACGTTTTAGGAACCTACAATAGAGCGCCAGGAACATTACCCGTGGTCATAACTCATGCCGTGGATCTGTTCTCTCTACCTGCGTTTCATTAGCAAGCAGAGAAGACCCCCCTTCTTTGGGATAGGGCACCTCCACCACTGAATTCATTTCACCAGGCTGAAGGGTTCGAGTGGTGAAGCTGCCGTCTGGCCAGGAGACCCCCAGAACCGTCACCTGATCGGTTCCTGGGAGTCAAGGGAAGAAAGGAAATATCACTTTGGACCAACGGCTGTTTCTACCTATTTCCAGTAAGCTCAGTTTTCCAAATTGAACCATTCCTTTAAATCAACCTGTACTAATAAGAACTATTTGTAAAAAAGAAGTTTACGTTAAGTCTTTAGGAGGATTGCTCTAGTCTCAGAGTCTACGGACTacaaaggcaaaagaaagtTACCTAAACCAAAGTGTGCGACAGGCTCCATCTGACACAGGTACCCCGACCCTCCGTCAATGATGCGCGTGTGCGCTCCGCTCTGACGGGTGAAGGCCGTCACCGTGGCTCCCCGGGCAAAGGAGCCGAACTGGGTGCGAGGGATGACCCGCAGCCAGTTGTTAGACGAGCCCTGGTGAGGTTGTACTGTTTAGTTTATAGGtctcataaacacacattaacacactttacacacacacacacctgtgtgaccCTGAAGATAGAGATTGGCTGCTGGAAACTCTCTCCATGTgccagcagcaggtccagctGTCCGTCCCCGTCTAAATCTGTCACGGTGCCACCTGTCCGAAACAAACAGCTTTCTCTGAAGTGACTTTTTTTATGTGTTATCTGTTTCTTTGTGTCCTCTTGTGTCCTCGCTGACCTGTTCCTCGGCCCTGCGGCTCCGCAGCGTCTCCCACGTGGAGTTCTTGTATTAAAGGGTCTGCACCTGCTCTCCTTGACaccctgcaaacaaacacacagtaatCTAAAAATAGCTAATGACGTTAAAAGAAATCAACGTTCTTCCGACAGGTCGACTATTTTGACTatgtattgacaaaataatACGGGAAATGTTACCGGAAGAGCCTGTTAGCGGCACTGCCTCGATACGCAATATTGTTGAAAAACACCTCCAGCTCCTTGTCGTTGTCAAAGTCAGCAGCGATGACTGTGCGGATCGGGGAGGGGGCTGCGAACCCTCCAGCTGCTATGTTCTGCACAAAGGGAACGCTGTCAGGTATCGCTGCATCACACTGACTCAACCTTCTCTGTCGCGGCCCTGCTCTACTTGTCTTACCCTGAATTTAGAGTCGGCGTCCTGCAGGAAGAGTCTGTGCGGGCCGTTCCAGTTTCCATAGACAATGTCTGTCTTTCCATCGCCATTGAAGTCGGCTAGTGCTACTCCTCTGCCATGCTGGTACCGGTCCCCCACACCTTCAGAAGACACAACGTGGTGGTTGGACAAATCTCATATTGTCATTCTTTTTAAAGCTCCTTACACTGGCAACTCCTAATAGTAGTTGtataaaaatacatgtatttaatacaatacatgtttttacattttcagaacaaaatCTATACTTCAAACAAATGACTTTACTGGAATGTTTGTGTTTCACTCATGCAGTGGGGGtttgctaacatgctaacatgctccaGATGCCAatagcaacatgtttgtgtttagaAGCTACCATGGTTACCATGGTCTTATTAGCACTGTAATATTTGCTTATAGGCactaaacacaaacaacaccacTGATGGTGGTATGAATGTCATCAGATTTGCAAATTGTTTTCTATTTAGTGAttatcaaattattttcaggCAATCCATTAAATAGTCATCAGGTCAATCCTCCCATCCCTAAATCCATGATGCTGGCATGCCTTACTGGTTTTACTGTTCACAATTCTGTTAAGCACCATGGGCCATAACATAAACATAAGACTACATTCAATTCAAAGTATATCTACATCCAACTATCTCTGCTTCTTCCCTTCCTTTTTGATTCTCACCTGACTGTTTTGCCATGTCAACAAAAGTCCCGTCTCCGTTATTCTTGAACAGGAAGTTTGGTCCATTTTCGTTGTCACAAAACACATCCGACCTTGACTGGCTGAGGATTGGTCCGACGACCACACCGCGCCCCCCTGCATAGAGAGCAAACCCGTGAATACTTGAGCCCATGCAGGACACTTCAAAGACTTTCCAATCGGAGGCCTGACCGGTGAGCTTGTTGACCCCCGCCGTGGCAGCCACGTCAGACAGAGCGATGATGCCCTTGGTTCCATCACTGGCAGCCTCATCCATTTCAAGGAGGGCGTGGGGGCCGACGTTGCCGCTTGCGTAGTTGGCCAAGTAAATGGAGTAACGGCCTGTTCCCTGTAGAGCAGCAACCcccaaaagagagagatgagggTTTTCTTGGATGCAATCGTTGAGAAATcaacacacaaaaaggagaagataCAGATCAGCTGGTGGGAATCCATGAATAGGTTAACAGAGTGGGTTCACTGACCTTTCTGTCAACACATGCAACAGAACGGCCTGCCATCCCATTGGCAACACCACGACGCACGTTAAGCTCATCCCCCAGAAGATCTTCAAAGCGGCCATTACGGAATTTAAACAGTTTGTCTGAATACGTTGCCCTTCctgcattaaaaataaaataaaaaaatcagtcGTCATGAGGAAAATCCTTAATCTACTTGCAATTAATGCTGTTGTAGAAAATGTTGAGGATGAATTAGAGGATGCACTATTTTTTTACCAGAGTAGGCATTGTTTGTGTTGAGGAAGTAGATCTCCTCACGTCCATCtccatccacatcacaagcagtAACTCCAATAGCATTTCCTGCTCGATCCCTCAGGGCAAAGTATGGAGAGCTGCTGTCATCAATAGCAATGTTCACCAGCCTTTTCTGAGTGTGGTTGTACTTCAGCACCAGGTTTGGCCCATTGTACCTGAAGGATAACATTTGTTTTACCCATATTGGTATTATTTCTGTTGTAGAAAATATCAATGAGTGGCCTCTTGGTCGATCTGgccttaaaatgtaaaacacgTGATACAACTTTAGTTGCTAGAAACCTTTCTACGTGGTTGTGACCCACTGCGTGCAGCTGGTGCACCCTTTGATGTTTTTGGTCCATAACACAGCCTGAGTCCACCACTGCTGTGTGTAATGAACATAAGAAACAGCAAACCACTTTCACACTCACCCTGCCACAATCACTTCAAGGTCACCGTCCCCATCCACGTCTGTTACAGCCATTCCATAATTTAGTTGTGTGGGATTGTG is part of the Pungitius pungitius chromosome 9, fPunPun2.1, whole genome shotgun sequence genome and harbors:
- the golga7ba gene encoding golgin A7 family, member Ba, producing the protein MKGLVPTAADGNMATEFHNLQELRHSASLANKVFIQRDYSEGTTCRFQTKFPSELESRIERTLFEDTVKTLNNYYAEAEKIGGQSYLEGCLSCATAYLIFLCMETRYEKVLKKIAKYIQEQNEKIYAPRGLLVTDPIDRGMRVIEISIYEDRGSSGSSSGSSSVSGSTAR
- the crtac1a gene encoding cartilage acidic protein 1a, which codes for MWVSGVLLFLVGLWYKSHAQSSEPMFQVVTQTMLPPDSLHNPTQLNYGMAVTDVDGDGDLEVIVAGYNGPNLVLKYNHTQKRLVNIAIDDSSSPYFALRDRAGNAIGVTACDVDGDGREEIYFLNTNNAYSGRATYSDKLFKFRNGRFEDLLGDELNVRRGVANGMAGRSVACVDRKGTGRYSIYLANYASGNVGPHALLEMDEAASDGTKGIIALSDVAATAGVNKLTGGRGVVVGPILSQSRSDVFCDNENGPNFLFKNNGDGTFVDMAKQSGVGDRYQHGRGVALADFNGDGKTDIVYGNWNGPHRLFLQDADSKFRNIAAGGFAAPSPIRTVIAADFDNDKELEVFFNNIAYRGSAANRLFRVSRRAGADPLIQELHVGDAAEPQGRGTGGTVTDLDGDGQLDLLLAHGESFQQPISIFRVTQGSSNNWLRVIPRTQFGSFARGATVTAFTRQSGAHTRIIDGGSGYLCQMEPVAHFGLGTDQVTVLGVSWPDGSFTTRTLQPGEMNSVVEVPYPKEGGSSLLANETQCGEGFTVKNGRCAGL